One Cyanobacteriota bacterium genomic window carries:
- a CDS encoding adenosylhomocysteinase, translating to VRLRAMERDGVLTFPAIAVNDSQTKHLFDNRYGTGQSTLDGIIRATNVLLAGKNVVVVGYGWCGRGAAMRASGLGSDVYITEINPIRALEARLDGFKVLPMNEAAKIGDIFITVTGNRHVIDKEHFEVMKDGAMVCNSGHFDLELNLKALAEMSSNRASVRPFAEEFVRDPKKTKVQGSVIVLGEGRLINLAAAEGHPAAVMDMSFANQALAVEHLVKNKGKLENTLQVLPPEIDQEIASLKLAAMGISIDKLTPGMVEYMNSWTVGT from the coding sequence CGTCAGACTTAGAGCGATGGAAAGAGATGGTGTTTTGACTTTTCCTGCAATTGCAGTAAATGATTCTCAGACCAAACATCTTTTTGATAATCGTTATGGTACAGGTCAATCCACGCTTGACGGAATCATTCGCGCCACTAATGTTTTGCTTGCTGGTAAAAACGTAGTAGTTGTTGGTTACGGTTGGTGTGGTAGAGGTGCTGCGATGCGTGCTTCTGGTCTTGGATCTGATGTTTATATTACTGAAATCAATCCTATTAGAGCTCTTGAAGCAAGACTTGATGGTTTTAAAGTATTACCTATGAATGAAGCAGCCAAGATTGGTGATATTTTCATTACTGTTACTGGCAATAGGCATGTAATTGACAAAGAACATTTTGAAGTGATGAAAGATGGTGCGATGGTTTGTAATTCTGGTCACTTTGATCTTGAGCTTAATTTAAAAGCGCTTGCTGAGATGAGTTCTAATAGAGCTTCAGTTCGACCTTTTGCCGAAGAATTTGTACGTGATCCTAAGAAAACTAAGGTTCAAGGCTCAGTAATCGTGCTTGGTGAAGGAAGATTGATTAATTTAGCTGCAGCTGAAGGTCATCCGGCGGCAGTAATGGATATGAGTTTTGCAAATCAAGCTTTAGCTGTTGAGCATTTAGTGAAAAACAAAGGCAAGTTAGAAAATACTTTACAAGTACTTCCGCCAGAAATCGACCAAGAGATTGCTAGTTTGAAATTAGCAGCAATGGGGATTTCAATTGATAAATTGACTCCAGGTATGGTCGAGTACATGAATTCATGGACGGTTGGTACTTAA
- a CDS encoding sigma-70 family RNA polymerase sigma factor, whose protein sequence is MAKGTFIGEELIRKHTQDDADKLEEREVEKVYSVRSDGAEDSIKLYLKEIGRISLLTAEQEIKLAREIEKGGSLGDEAKRQLVQANLRLVVSIAKKYLNRGLSFLDLIQEGNLGLIRAAEKFDHEKGYKFSTYATWWIRQGITRSLADKSRTIRVPVHMVETINRYKRVSRQLSLELGRKPSDQELGLALGVTQKKLKEIMNANKTPVSLETPLGKEEDSTLSDFIADDNGSRPDTTSTDRMLKTHIKELLVDLLPREAEVLKLRYGLEDGQARTLEQVGRIFNITRERVRQIEFKAMKKLREPTKFEKLEGYLSQV, encoded by the coding sequence ATGGCTAAAGGTACTTTTATTGGCGAAGAATTAATTAGAAAGCATACGCAAGACGATGCTGATAAGTTAGAAGAGAGAGAAGTAGAGAAGGTTTACAGTGTTAGATCTGATGGTGCTGAAGACTCTATCAAGCTTTATTTGAAAGAGATAGGGCGTATTTCGCTCTTGACAGCAGAGCAAGAAATTAAACTAGCTCGAGAAATTGAAAAGGGTGGAAGCCTTGGTGATGAAGCTAAGCGTCAATTAGTACAAGCTAACTTACGTTTGGTAGTTAGTATCGCTAAGAAATACCTCAATCGTGGTTTATCATTTTTGGATTTGATCCAGGAAGGCAATCTTGGTTTGATTCGAGCAGCTGAAAAATTTGACCACGAAAAGGGTTATAAGTTCTCTACTTATGCAACTTGGTGGATTAGACAAGGTATCACAAGATCACTTGCCGATAAGAGTCGTACAATTAGGGTGCCTGTGCACATGGTTGAGACTATTAATCGTTACAAACGTGTATCTAGACAATTATCATTAGAGCTTGGGCGTAAGCCGAGTGATCAAGAATTAGGTTTGGCTCTTGGAGTTACTCAGAAAAAACTCAAAGAGATCATGAATGCTAACAAGACACCTGTTTCATTAGAAACACCACTTGGTAAAGAGGAAGATAGTACTTTATCTGATTTTATCGCTGATGACAATGGATCTCGTCCAGATACTACTAGTACTGATAGAATGCTCAAAACGCATATCAAAGAGTTGTTAGTTGATTTGCTTCCTCGAGAAGCAGAAGTGCTCAAGCTCAGATATGGTCTTGAGGATGGACAAGCTCGCACTCTTGAACAAGTTGGGCGTATTTTTAATATCACTCGCGAACGTGTTCGTCAGATTGAATTTAAAGCAATGAAAAAATTGCGTGAGCCGACCAAATTTGAGAAACTTGAAGGGTATTTGAGTCAAGTATAA
- the pyrH gene encoding UMP kinase — MNVKYKRILLKLSGEALCGDGTLGISTEIVDRIAEEVAMVTTLGVQVCVVVGGGNIFRGLQKSTELGMDRAAADYVGMLATIMNALVLQGVLEKRGVATRVQTAITMNSIAEPYIRRRAQRHLSKGRVVIFGGGIGNPFFTTDTAAALRASEMDCDLMMTAKNGVDGIYDSDPRENPNAKKINTLTHQDLITRNLKVLDTSAIALCRDKHIPISVFDFARPGAVRDIVTGLDVGTLVQ, encoded by the coding sequence ATGAATGTCAAATACAAACGTATACTACTTAAATTAAGCGGAGAAGCTTTGTGCGGGGATGGAACACTTGGAATTTCTACAGAGATTGTTGATCGCATTGCTGAAGAGGTAGCTATGGTGACTACACTTGGAGTTCAGGTTTGTGTTGTTGTCGGTGGTGGCAATATTTTTAGAGGTTTACAAAAATCTACCGAGCTAGGAATGGATAGAGCGGCAGCTGACTATGTTGGGATGCTTGCAACTATCATGAATGCTTTGGTGCTACAGGGTGTACTTGAAAAACGCGGAGTCGCAACTCGAGTACAAACGGCAATTACGATGAATTCTATTGCTGAACCATATATTCGTAGAAGAGCACAACGACATCTTTCCAAAGGAAGAGTGGTGATTTTTGGTGGTGGTATTGGCAACCCTTTCTTTACAACAGATACTGCGGCAGCTTTAAGAGCTTCTGAGATGGATTGTGATTTGATGATGACAGCCAAGAATGGTGTTGATGGTATATATGATTCTGATCCAAGAGAGAATCCCAATGCCAAGAAGATCAATACTCTAACGCATCAAGATTTAATTACTCGCAACCTGAAGGTCTTGGATACATCTGCTATTGCACTTTGTCGTGATAAGCATATCCCTATATCTGTTTTTGATTTTGCTCGCCCTGGAGCTGTAAGAGATATCGTTACTGGGCTTGATGTAGGGACTTTGGTACAGTAG
- the hemC gene encoding hydroxymethylbilane synthase: MVFSQLRIGTRDSKLALVQTRWVRDILLLQYPDLAIEIIEIKTQGDKILDIALSKIGDKALFTKELENELLLGTIDLAVHSMKDLPTQLPKGLEICVTSTREDIRDVVCFSGYSGVVSLKQAKTIGTSSLRRIAQLQNKYPQINFVDIRGNLQTRFKKLNNPANGFDGIVLAAAGLNRLGMQDSIGEYLNPLEILPAVGQGALAIEIKSGRDDLTEFLRKSLNSPVDEAIVKAERAFLRRLEGGCQVPIGVYSTLRGFGENALIEIVGIVASLDGSQIIRLEHSGSVTQPERLGQELAEQFLATEAKEILAGLRT, from the coding sequence CTGGTATTTTCGCAACTAAGAATTGGAACCAGAGATAGCAAGCTTGCCTTGGTGCAGACTCGTTGGGTTAGAGACATCCTGCTTTTACAATATCCTGATCTTGCAATTGAGATTATTGAAATCAAAACTCAGGGTGACAAGATTCTTGATATAGCACTGTCCAAAATTGGCGATAAAGCATTATTTACCAAAGAACTTGAAAATGAATTATTACTGGGTACTATTGATCTTGCGGTCCATTCAATGAAGGATCTGCCAACACAATTGCCTAAGGGACTAGAGATTTGTGTAACTAGCACTAGGGAAGATATTCGGGATGTCGTTTGTTTTTCTGGTTATAGCGGGGTTGTATCGCTCAAACAAGCCAAAACAATCGGCACTTCTAGTTTAAGAAGAATCGCTCAGCTCCAAAATAAATATCCGCAAATCAATTTCGTTGATATTCGTGGCAACTTGCAAACTCGTTTTAAAAAACTCAATAATCCAGCCAATGGTTTTGATGGTATTGTACTTGCGGCAGCAGGACTCAATCGTCTTGGTATGCAAGACTCGATTGGTGAGTACTTGAATCCATTAGAGATTTTACCAGCTGTTGGACAAGGTGCTCTTGCTATAGAAATCAAGTCTGGTCGTGATGACTTGACTGAGTTTTTGCGCAAAAGTCTCAACTCTCCAGTTGATGAAGCGATAGTTAAAGCAGAGAGAGCATTTTTGCGTAGGCTTGAGGGCGGTTGCCAGGTGCCGATTGGTGTTTACTCGACTTTGCGTGGCTTTGGCGAGAATGCATTAATTGAAATTGTTGGCATTGTTGCTAGTCTTGATGGTTCTCAAATTATTCGTTTAGAACATAGCGGCTCAGTGACTCAGCCAGAACGGCTTGGTCAAGAATTAGCCGAACAGTTTTTAGCGACTGAAGCGAAAGAGATTTTGGCGGGTTTGAGGACTTAG
- a CDS encoding alanine--glyoxylate aminotransferase family protein, whose translation MAQLTKQKHPYLMIPGPTPVPQEILSALAEHPLGHRSKEFSAIFMSATEKLQWLGQTNNDVFIYTASGTGAMEGAISNTINPGDKVLCLAIGVFGQRFADIAKIYGADVTVLKAESGKCISPQELKEALTKDKYKVVTLTHSETSTGTANDIKALVPLIKEHGALSIVDVVTSLGCMDVRMDEWGIDVMLSGSQKGFMIPPGLSFIYVSENAYKAKASCTSPSYYFCWTQAKKALADSTTPWTPNVSHIVALELALQMMVEEGLQNILDRHTRVRDKLRNGLRDLGLKLLTEDSSASAAITAIYPPEGVAVPDIRKAFQQDHNIVVANGQKELKDKIFRMGHLGFVSDENIDMGLNALRDVLNKLKLVI comes from the coding sequence ATGGCACAACTAACAAAACAAAAACACCCTTACCTCATGATCCCTGGACCTACTCCAGTCCCTCAAGAGATTTTAAGCGCGCTCGCAGAGCACCCACTGGGACACCGCTCGAAAGAATTTTCTGCGATCTTTATGTCAGCAACTGAAAAGCTTCAGTGGTTAGGACAAACCAACAACGATGTCTTTATTTACACAGCATCTGGTACTGGTGCGATGGAAGGAGCAATTTCTAATACCATCAACCCTGGTGACAAAGTGCTCTGTCTTGCCATTGGTGTTTTCGGTCAGCGTTTTGCTGATATCGCCAAGATCTATGGCGCTGACGTTACAGTACTCAAAGCAGAATCTGGCAAGTGTATTAGTCCTCAAGAATTAAAAGAAGCGCTCACTAAAGACAAATACAAAGTAGTTACGCTAACTCACTCAGAGACCAGTACTGGAACGGCAAACGATATCAAAGCACTAGTGCCGCTTATCAAAGAGCATGGCGCACTCAGCATCGTTGACGTGGTTACTTCACTTGGCTGCATGGATGTACGCATGGATGAGTGGGGCATAGACGTGATGCTTAGTGGTTCACAGAAGGGTTTTATGATTCCTCCGGGACTTAGCTTTATTTATGTTTCAGAAAATGCTTACAAAGCTAAAGCAAGTTGTACTAGTCCAAGTTATTATTTCTGCTGGACTCAAGCCAAAAAAGCACTTGCTGACAGCACTACACCGTGGACTCCCAATGTCTCTCACATAGTGGCTTTGGAACTTGCGCTGCAGATGATGGTTGAAGAAGGATTACAGAATATCCTCGATCGTCACACTAGAGTGCGAGACAAACTACGCAACGGTCTTAGAGACCTTGGTCTTAAATTACTTACTGAAGATAGTTCAGCTTCTGCCGCGATTACAGCAATCTATCCGCCAGAAGGAGTTGCAGTGCCAGATATCCGCAAAGCCTTCCAGCAAGATCACAATATAGTAGTTGCCAACGGCCAAAAAGAACTCAAGGACAAGATCTTCCGTATGGGTCATCTTGGATTTGTAAGTGATGAAAATATAGATATGGGGCTCAATGCGCTGAGAGATGTTCTCAATAAGCTAAAATTGGTCATTTAA
- a CDS encoding alcohol dehydrogenase catalytic domain-containing protein → MKALIYQPNSPQTSFLELSEVEKPLLKDNNAIVKVTGVGVCGSDLLKLNRALIKPGTILGHEMVGIIDEISETMSLQYGFKKGDRILSSHHVPCLECDYCLRGKESLCTKFKSTNFNPGAFCEYLELSEDHLKHTVQKIPEGMTDEVASFTEPVACCIKAVRHCERSEAIQTKVLVIGLGSIGLIMGQVIRHNFPNSQITGLDLQETRLKLALELGFDQSLSALQTDNIFDIIFLCAGANTTVELASKHAANGATIVVFSSTPAETSFANNDIYYKELTVRASYSPNLDNLKEALNLLAKGVIKVDNLITNKSKLSELGTKIQNCKSEQGIKTYLKP, encoded by the coding sequence ATGAAAGCACTAATATACCAACCCAATTCTCCTCAAACCTCATTCCTTGAGCTAAGTGAAGTAGAAAAACCTCTACTTAAAGACAATAACGCTATTGTCAAAGTCACGGGTGTTGGTGTTTGTGGTTCTGATTTGCTTAAACTCAACCGCGCACTTATCAAACCCGGTACTATACTCGGTCACGAGATGGTAGGAATTATTGATGAGATTTCTGAAACTATGTCTCTGCAATATGGTTTTAAAAAAGGCGATAGGATCCTGAGTTCTCATCATGTACCTTGCCTAGAGTGTGATTACTGTCTGCGCGGCAAAGAGAGTCTTTGTACTAAATTCAAATCAACTAATTTTAATCCTGGTGCTTTTTGCGAGTACCTTGAACTTAGTGAAGATCATCTGAAGCATACTGTGCAAAAGATTCCTGAGGGGATGACAGATGAGGTGGCAAGTTTTACTGAGCCGGTGGCGTGTTGTATCAAGGCGGTCCGTCATTGCGAGCGCAGTGAAGCAATCCAGACAAAGGTCTTAGTTATAGGGCTTGGATCCATCGGGCTTATTATGGGACAAGTGATTCGACATAATTTTCCAAATTCACAAATTACAGGACTAGACTTACAAGAAACTAGACTCAAGCTTGCCTTGGAATTAGGTTTTGACCAGAGTCTCTCTGCATTACAAACCGATAACATCTTTGACATCATCTTTCTTTGTGCTGGCGCCAACACCACAGTCGAGCTAGCTAGCAAACATGCAGCTAATGGGGCAACGATAGTAGTTTTCTCTTCAACACCAGCAGAGACTAGTTTTGCAAACAACGATATTTATTACAAAGAACTAACTGTCAGAGCTAGCTACTCACCCAATCTTGATAATCTCAAAGAAGCTCTTAATTTACTAGCTAAGGGTGTTATTAAAGTAGATAATTTAATTACAAACAAATCTAAATTAAGTGAACTTGGAACAAAAATCCAAAATTGTAAAAGTGAACAAGGGATTAAAACTTACTTAAAACCCTAA
- the hemH gene encoding ferrochelatase, whose amino-acid sequence MMAKGILLLQMGGPASTYGVEKFLNNLFNDPYIIQLPSFIKPFQKNLAAYIARERSPNVAKNYDMIGGKSPILFETQCQAKALEKRLGGKYQCYIAMRYSSPFLKETLPQIEADGIDELTVIPLYPHYSTATSGSSIIECLEMFSETGFDQRAKINYIESWHDNPFFIELLTRRLEDAIGDLKEAHILFSAHGLPVKYISNGDPYQKQIQDSVALICQRLADSLNLKIYPDKLVSDHLTLNYSISYQSRVGPVQWLEPNTEDKIKELGDNGVKTLIILPVSFVGDHIETLHELGIEYKEVAAQSGIIDYRITRLPKANPLLIEALASVIAKSETTKQSRHESTNIPTQFSSNLIP is encoded by the coding sequence ATGATGGCAAAAGGCATACTACTACTACAAATGGGCGGACCTGCTTCAACATACGGAGTTGAAAAATTCCTCAATAATTTGTTTAACGATCCTTATATCATTCAACTACCTAGCTTTATCAAGCCTTTTCAAAAAAACCTCGCTGCATATATAGCTAGAGAAAGATCGCCTAATGTAGCTAAGAACTATGACATGATTGGTGGCAAATCACCGATACTTTTTGAGACTCAATGTCAAGCCAAGGCTCTTGAAAAAAGACTCGGCGGCAAATACCAATGCTATATTGCCATGCGTTATTCTTCTCCCTTCCTCAAAGAAACTTTGCCACAAATCGAAGCCGATGGAATTGATGAGCTTACTGTCATTCCACTCTACCCACATTATTCAACAGCCACTTCCGGCTCAAGTATCATCGAATGCTTAGAGATGTTCTCAGAGACTGGCTTTGACCAAAGAGCCAAAATAAACTATATAGAATCTTGGCACGACAATCCATTTTTTATTGAGCTGTTAACAAGGCGACTAGAAGATGCCATTGGTGATCTTAAAGAAGCTCATATTCTTTTTTCTGCTCATGGTTTGCCAGTTAAATACATCAGCAATGGCGACCCTTACCAAAAACAAATCCAAGATAGTGTTGCTTTGATTTGTCAAAGACTGGCTGACTCGCTCAATCTCAAGATTTATCCAGATAAATTAGTCTCTGATCACTTGACTCTGAATTATTCAATTAGTTATCAAAGCCGAGTAGGACCTGTTCAATGGCTAGAACCCAATACCGAAGACAAGATCAAAGAACTAGGTGATAACGGCGTCAAAACGCTCATCATACTACCTGTGAGTTTTGTTGGTGATCACATCGAAACCCTGCATGAGCTTGGTATTGAATATAAAGAAGTCGCTGCCCAAAGTGGTATCATTGACTACCGGATCACTAGATTACCCAAAGCTAATCCCTTATTGATTGAGGCATTGGCAAGTGTCATTGCAAAAAGTGAAACGACGAAGCAATCCAGACATGAAAGCACTAATATACCAACCCAATTCTCCTCAAACCTCATTCCTTGA
- the aroH gene encoding chorismate mutase, which produces MQAIAIRGATTVATNNADEIKSASVAMVQQIVKENNIDPEQITMVFLTMTSDLTAYNASAAIRLGMNWADVPFFTSQEPDIDGGLAKCIRILIQVQSDKHRSEVKHVYLGGAASLRPDLNLGKQS; this is translated from the coding sequence ATGCAAGCAATTGCCATACGTGGAGCAACAACAGTAGCAACTAATAACGCCGATGAGATTAAATCAGCGAGTGTTGCTATGGTTCAACAGATTGTCAAAGAAAACAATATAGACCCAGAACAAATTACTATGGTTTTTTTGACTATGACTTCAGACCTTACTGCTTATAATGCATCTGCAGCTATTCGGCTTGGGATGAATTGGGCAGATGTACCTTTCTTTACTTCTCAAGAACCTGATATAGACGGTGGCTTAGCTAAATGTATTCGAATTTTAATTCAAGTGCAAAGTGATAAACATAGATCTGAGGTTAAGCATGTTTATTTGGGCGGTGCAGCGAGTTTGAGACCAGATCTTAATTTAGGCAAGCAAAGCTAG
- a CDS encoding CDP-alcohol phosphatidyltransferase family protein gives MLNIPNTICYFRILLAFYAFYQFSVAANQLNFLILTIIVIGLDGLDGIIARKLNQCTEFGAKLDILADRVIELAYWLFFAMMNLLPYWVFGFFLLRGVVVDYLSMTQTKPLGNSWLRSSRIMRASYGSLKLASFALIIMLPAASLTTIIVYLTVFVCGLRAVPVLLDR, from the coding sequence ATGCTCAACATCCCCAACACAATTTGTTATTTCCGTATTTTATTAGCATTCTATGCTTTTTATCAATTTTCGGTTGCAGCAAATCAATTGAATTTTTTGATACTAACTATCATTGTCATTGGTTTAGATGGGCTTGATGGAATAATTGCTCGCAAGCTCAATCAATGTACAGAGTTTGGAGCTAAATTAGATATCCTAGCTGATCGCGTGATTGAATTAGCTTATTGGCTGTTTTTTGCGATGATGAATTTGTTACCCTATTGGGTTTTCGGATTTTTTCTGCTAAGAGGTGTGGTTGTTGATTACTTATCAATGACACAAACTAAACCACTAGGCAATTCTTGGTTACGCTCTAGTAGAATCATGAGGGCTAGTTATGGTAGTCTCAAGCTTGCTAGTTTTGCTTTAATAATTATGCTACCTGCAGCTAGCTTGACGACTATCATTGTCTATCTTACGGTTTTTGTTTGCGGACTTAGGGCTGTGCCTGTATTGCTCGACCGTTGA
- a CDS encoding MaoC family dehydratase N-terminal domain-containing protein → MAISEKFIGKKYPDLVYTVGKEKLLEFLIATKTDQEKFKEIVPPTFPVVYAHELLWSVLFDQDLKLNLAKLVHGEQEFIYHKPVRVGDTITTKARIDKIFQKGPHDFVVMVSDSTNQAGEDVCTSIWTFVIRGGNDKDFSFKEKLMVKLMSMAPPCPRAKAKQMKALAELQELSGTNIALDRAVQDAHYNTGDQYKVFIDKYMPQVYAGASGDFNIIHLDVDFGRKVGLGGNILHGMATMALGANLFMRDKEPGSIKRYRVRFSDIVKPMDTLTYQGKWQGTSFEFKGKNHLGKDVLSAGIAEFV, encoded by the coding sequence ATGGCAATCTCAGAAAAATTCATCGGTAAAAAATATCCAGACCTTGTCTACACAGTAGGCAAAGAAAAACTACTTGAGTTTTTGATTGCCACCAAGACTGATCAGGAGAAATTCAAGGAAATCGTTCCACCTACTTTTCCGGTAGTTTATGCACATGAATTATTGTGGTCTGTTTTATTTGATCAAGACCTCAAGCTCAATTTAGCCAAGCTTGTTCACGGTGAACAAGAGTTTATTTATCATAAGCCAGTACGAGTTGGTGATACCATCACCACCAAAGCAAGAATAGACAAGATCTTCCAAAAAGGCCCTCATGATTTTGTGGTAATGGTTTCTGATTCTACTAACCAAGCTGGTGAAGATGTTTGTACTAGTATTTGGACTTTTGTTATTCGCGGTGGTAATGATAAGGATTTTAGTTTCAAAGAAAAGCTCATGGTGAAATTAATGAGCATGGCTCCTCCTTGTCCGCGTGCTAAAGCTAAGCAAATGAAGGCATTGGCTGAACTGCAAGAACTTTCTGGCACAAATATTGCTTTAGATAGAGCAGTGCAAGATGCTCATTATAATACTGGAGACCAGTACAAAGTTTTTATCGATAAATATATGCCTCAAGTCTATGCCGGTGCAAGTGGAGACTTCAATATTATTCATTTAGATGTAGATTTTGGACGCAAGGTAGGATTGGGCGGTAATATACTTCACGGTATGGCAACTATGGCACTTGGTGCCAATTTATTTATGCGTGATAAGGAGCCAGGTTCTATCAAGCGTTATCGAGTACGTTTCTCAGATATTGTTAAACCGATGGATACACTGACCTATCAAGGTAAATGGCAAGGCACTAGTTTTGAATTCAAGGGCAAGAATCATCTAGGGAAAGATGTCCTTAGTGCAGGTATTGCTGAATTTGTTTAA